In Labilithrix sp., a genomic segment contains:
- the dnaK gene encoding molecular chaperone DnaK, with protein sequence MSKVIGIDLGTTNSCVAIVETSPTGKVDVKIIPNAEGARTTPSIVAFTGSGERLVGQPAKRQAVTNATNTVYAVKRLIGRKVKSEEVRRQLDRSPYKIIEAPNGDAWVSVGGKDMSPPEVSAMVLTRMKEIAESYLGEPVTEAVVTVPAYFDDAQRQATRDAGKIAGLDVRRIINEPTAAAIAYGLDKKTTERIAVYDLGGGTFDISILEIQEGVFSVKATNGDTYLGGEDFDLRIVDAIAEVFQKENNVDLKKDRMALQRLKEAAEKAKHELSSSLETELNLPFIATNAKGEPLHVQRTMTRAELELLTTELIERSLEPCRKCLSDAGVNPSDIQSVVLVGGMTRMPAVQKAVKEFFGREPNKGVNPDEVVAAGAALQGSALGEESPVEMLLLDVTPLSLGVETGGGVFTVLIPRNTTIPTERNEVFTTSVDNQNFVPIHILQGERPMAADNRSLARFELTGIPPAPRGVPKISVTFRIDANGVVSIDAKDLGSGRSQQMNITPTSGLSKDEIDRIVTEGERHQAADAVRKELAEVRNQAETLLYTTEAALEGYQDLVDGEMIERTKDSCKRLRELIEQQGDLTSIRSQYQDLEALTFKIAESLYGTG encoded by the coding sequence ATGTCGAAGGTCATCGGTATCGACCTGGGCACGACGAACTCGTGCGTCGCCATCGTGGAGACGAGCCCGACGGGCAAGGTCGACGTGAAGATCATTCCGAACGCCGAGGGCGCGCGCACGACGCCGTCGATCGTCGCGTTCACGGGGAGCGGCGAGCGCCTCGTCGGCCAGCCCGCGAAGAGGCAGGCGGTCACGAACGCGACCAACACGGTCTACGCCGTGAAGCGCCTCATCGGCCGCAAGGTGAAGTCCGAGGAGGTGCGCCGCCAGCTCGACCGCAGCCCGTACAAGATCATCGAGGCGCCGAACGGCGACGCCTGGGTCTCCGTCGGCGGCAAGGACATGTCGCCGCCGGAGGTGAGCGCGATGGTGCTCACCCGCATGAAGGAGATCGCGGAGAGCTACCTCGGCGAGCCGGTGACCGAGGCGGTCGTCACCGTCCCCGCGTACTTCGACGACGCGCAGCGCCAGGCGACGCGCGACGCCGGCAAGATCGCCGGCCTCGACGTCCGCAGGATCATCAACGAGCCCACCGCCGCCGCGATCGCGTACGGCCTCGACAAGAAGACGACCGAGCGCATCGCGGTCTACGACCTCGGCGGAGGCACCTTCGATATCTCGATCCTCGAGATCCAGGAGGGCGTCTTCAGCGTGAAGGCGACCAACGGCGACACGTACCTCGGCGGCGAGGACTTCGACCTCCGCATCGTCGACGCGATCGCGGAGGTGTTCCAGAAAGAGAACAACGTCGACCTCAAGAAGGACCGGATGGCGCTCCAGCGCCTGAAGGAGGCGGCGGAGAAGGCGAAGCACGAGCTCTCGTCCTCGCTCGAGACCGAGCTGAACCTCCCCTTCATCGCGACCAACGCGAAGGGGGAGCCGCTCCACGTCCAGCGCACGATGACGCGCGCGGAGCTCGAGCTCCTCACGACCGAGCTCATCGAGCGGAGCCTCGAGCCGTGCCGCAAGTGCCTGAGCGACGCGGGGGTCAACCCGAGCGACATCCAGTCCGTCGTCCTCGTCGGCGGCATGACGCGCATGCCGGCGGTGCAGAAGGCGGTTAAGGAGTTCTTCGGCCGCGAGCCGAACAAGGGCGTGAACCCGGACGAGGTCGTCGCCGCGGGCGCCGCGCTCCAGGGCTCCGCGCTCGGCGAAGAGTCGCCGGTCGAGATGCTCCTCCTCGACGTCACGCCGCTCTCGCTCGGCGTCGAGACCGGCGGCGGCGTCTTCACCGTCCTCATCCCGCGCAACACCACGATCCCGACGGAGCGAAACGAGGTCTTCACGACCTCCGTCGACAACCAGAATTTCGTGCCGATCCACATCCTCCAGGGCGAGCGCCCGATGGCGGCCGACAACCGCTCGCTCGCGCGCTTCGAGCTCACCGGCATCCCGCCCGCGCCGCGCGGCGTGCCGAAGATCTCGGTCACGTTCCGCATCGACGCGAACGGCGTCGTCAGCATCGACGCGAAGGACCTCGGCTCGGGGCGCTCGCAGCAGATGAACATCACGCCGACGAGCGGCCTCTCGAAGGACGAGATCGACCGCATCGTCACCGAAGGCGAGCGCCACCAGGCCGCGGACGCCGTGCGCAAGGAGCTCGCCGAGGTGCGCAACCAGGCCGAGACGCTGCTCTACACGACCGAGGCCGCGCTCGAGGGCTACCAGGACCTCG
- the grpE gene encoding nucleotide exchange factor GrpE, with translation MSGEGESEEKDTGANGESEAASGQPASAPAKAEVDPVAEAKAEAARMKDQWMRTAADFDNFRKRSRREIEDTRKAGKEDLLKEFLPVFDNLERAIASAQRATDVKAVAEGLTMVLRQYTDTLARGGITKVPTVGEQFDPTHHEAIQQVETDEHPPGTVVAEVQPGYAQGDRLIRAAMVVVAKPKSKSESEGKAEGSGSDDAKASS, from the coding sequence ATGTCCGGCGAAGGCGAGAGCGAAGAGAAAGACACCGGCGCGAACGGCGAGAGCGAGGCTGCGAGCGGCCAGCCCGCCTCGGCGCCCGCGAAGGCCGAAGTGGATCCGGTCGCGGAGGCGAAGGCCGAGGCCGCGCGCATGAAGGATCAGTGGATGCGCACGGCGGCGGACTTCGACAACTTCCGGAAGCGGTCGCGACGGGAGATCGAGGACACGCGGAAGGCGGGCAAAGAGGACCTCCTCAAGGAGTTCCTCCCCGTCTTCGACAACCTCGAGCGCGCGATCGCGAGCGCCCAGCGCGCGACGGACGTGAAGGCCGTCGCCGAGGGCCTCACGATGGTCCTGCGCCAGTACACCGACACCCTCGCGCGCGGCGGCATCACGAAGGTGCCCACCGTCGGCGAGCAGTTCGATCCGACGCACCACGAGGCGATCCAGCAGGTCGAGACCGACGAGCATCCGCCAGGCACCGTCGTCGCCGAGGTCCAACCCGGCTACGCGCAGGGCGATCGACTCATTCGCGCCGCCATGGTCGTGGTCGCGAAGCCGAAGTCGAAGTCCGAGTCCGAGGGGAAGGCAGAGGGGTCTGGGTCCGACGACGCGAAGGCGTCTTCGTGA